The Candidatus Alcyoniella australis sequence AACTTGCGCGACAGGGGAAAGCAGTATATGAACATCGCATGGAGCCAAATCGCGATTACCAAGTAATATCAACGACTATACGCGCTTCGTAACCTATACGAAATCTGTGATTTGAAATCCCAATTCGTATGCAACACCTCACGTAAAGTATCATGGAATAGCCCACAAGTGCTTGATTAGCAGCAATAATCATCGATTTTTGGGCAAATCACAGATGTAAAGTAATTTCTTACTAAAATGCCCTACCCGCCTTGAAAAAGCACATGATTTACGATCAGCGGCTTTTACCCGCAGCACCCCGAATCGTCGTCATCGTCTCGGACTGGCAGGACAGCTTCAGCGCCGCCAAGCTTGAGGCACAGCCGCTGGAACCAAACGACTACCTACGCCATCCGGCGTTCGACATGCTGCTGCCGCTGGCCGCCCTGGGCGGACCGATCGAACGCATCACTGCGCTGCTTAACCCGATGACCCAGCGTGGCGGCCAGGGGCTGATCGACCTGAAGTTCGAGCATGCGGCGCGCTACGGCCTGCTCGAGCTGAGTCATGCGCCGCGCAATGGCCCAGCGTACGCGTGAGCCCGCGCTGCGCCATGCGAGCCGCCCAAAGCCCGGGCGTGCTTGCAATCGATCCTGTCAAACGACGCTGACGGTTTCGCTTTAAACCGAATATTGTTTAAGATGCGTTTCTCGTACCTCGGACAAGAACAAGTCCTTTAAAAAACCACGACAGGAAAACCGGTGCATATACCAATATATGACCCATTGAATCAAGCGTTGTATTTCGTAATTCCCGGTCAAGAGCAATCGAATCCGTTGCGGGGCGAACGCCACGTTTTCGTCTGCGGTGCATTGCAAAACCCGGAAAAGCTCGGCGCGCTGTTGGGCCGATCCCCGGCATTCGCGCCCGCCGTTGTTAAGGGCTATCAGCGCGGCAGCGAAACGATCGGCGGCGTTGACGTGGCGTTCATGCTGCCCTCGACCGATCCCGTGGCCGTGCTCACCGGCGTGGTCTGGCTCGATCTGTCCGAGCAAGACATTGAGCTGATCGAGGGCCTGGAACTGGCCGGAGATCTGCGGAAACGGATCGTGATCGAAGCTGTCTGCGGCGAGCTGCGGCTCAAGGCGTTTACCTACGTCAAAGCCTGAGGATCGTTGACTTGCACACCTTCCTGGAAAACCTGATCCGCCTGCGTCGGCGACTCCTCGACCTTCGGGCTGGGTTCGTTCGACCACCGTACGATCTATCCGGCGCTGCTCGAACGCCTGCTCAGATTAAAATACGGCCCCGCGTCCGCCCAGGTGATCAACGCCGGCGTCCCAGGATATACATCGTATCAGGCGCTGCGCATGCTCGAAGATGTGGTGCTGCCTTGTTCACCGGACATCGTCTTCATCTACGTGGGCAATAACGACTCGATCGGCCATTACGACAGTGAGAGCAGCGTCAAGCTGAACACCCGGCTGTTGCGTACCCGCCTGGTCCTGCGCCACATGGCCCTCTACCGGCTGCTGCGGCTGATGGTCGTCAGCGACCCGGTGCAGACCGTGGCTCAATCGGTCGACCTAAATCCGGCAGGACGCGCCTCCTCGCAGATGAACGATTTATTGCGAGACATCGCGCTGGATCAGGATGTGCCGCTGATCGATATTGCCA is a genomic window containing:
- a CDS encoding gamma-glutamylcyclotransferase family protein → MRGERHVFVCGALQNPEKLGALLGRSPAFAPAVVKGYQRGSETIGGVDVAFMLPSTDPVAVLTGVVWLDLSEQDIELIEGLELAGDLRKRIVIEAVCGELRLKAFTYVKA